Genomic window (Desulforapulum autotrophicum HRM2):
GAACCGGTTCTTTCATATGCCCCGGAGAGCAGCGAACGTACAAAACTTAAGGATGCAATTATGGCGTTGCGGTCCCAGGAAATGGAAATTCCCCTGGTGATCGGGGGAAAGGCGGTCAAGACCGGTAACATGGGAACCTGCCGGGTTCCCCATGACCACGGTCATACCCTTGCCACCTTTCACAAGGCTGGTGCAAAGGAGGTGGCCATGGCCGCAGACGCGGCAAGGGCTGCCGCAAAAGAGTGGCTTCATATGCCCTGGCAGGAAAGACTTGCCATTTTCAGAAAGGCGGCCGATCTTCTGGCGGGCCCCTATCGCATGAAGCTAAACGCCGCCACCATGCTTGGTCAGGGAAAGAATGCCATGCAGGCAGAAATTGATTCGGCCTGTGAACTCATCGATTTTTTGCGGTTCAACACCTATTATGCCACCCAGATTTACAAGGATCAGCCCGTGTCTGATCCCGGTATCTGGAATCAGCTTGAGTACCGGCCCCTTGAGGGGTTTGTTTTTGCTGTTTCGCCGTTCAATTTTACTGCCATTGCGGGTAACCTCTGTTCTTCCCCCGCCATGATGGGCAACACGGTTCTGTGGAAGCCTGCTTCAACGGCCGTTTATTCCGGCCATATTATCATGGAAATTTTTAAACGGGCAGGCCTTCCTGACGGAGTAATCAATTTTATTCCAGGTTCGGGATCAGAGGTTGGAACGCCTGTGATGAATCACCCTGATTTTGCAGGGGTTCACTTTACCGGTTCGACCCGGGTGTTTAAAAATATCTGGACCACTGCGGCAAAGAATCTTGATCTCTACGGCTGCTATCCCAGGATCGTCGGTGAGACCGGAGGGAAGGATTTTATTTTTGTTCACGCTTCAGCAGATGTGGATGCCGTATGTACAGCAATGATCAGGGGGGCCTTTGAATACCAGGGGCAGAAATGTTCGGCAGCTTCCAGGGCCTACGTGCCTGCCTCCATGTGGGGGGATTTGAAAACCAAACTCACGAAGACTATTGCCACCATCAAGATGGGGTCGCCCGAAGATTTTTCAAATTTTGTCAATGCCGTCATAGACAAAAATGCCTTTGATACCATCTCCTCGTACATTGATTTTGCAAAAAACAGCGACCATGCTGAGATCATTGCCGGCGGTGGATGTGACGATACCACGGGATACTTCATCGAACCTACAGTCATTGTTGCAGAAACGCCTGATTTTAAAACCATGCGTGAAGAAATCTTCGGGCCTGTGTTGACCGTTTTTATCTATGATGACGCAGACTATGACAAGACCCTTGAGATCTGTGATTCAACTTCGGACTACGCCTTGACCGGGGCCGTCTTTGCAACGGACCGGGCTGCTGTTATCAAGGCAAGAAAGGTGCTGACCCATGCGGCTGGTAACTTTTATATTAATGACAAGCCCACCGGTGCTGTTGTTGGTCAGCAACCCTTTGGTGGTGCAAGGGCCTCGGGAACCAACGATAAGGCGGGAAGCCCCCTTAACCTCTATCGCTGGGTCAGTGCTCGGACGATCAAAGAGACTTTTGTGCCCCCCACGGATTATCGATATCCCTTCATGGGCTAAAGCCGTGGGGCCCCTTACTTAATTTTCCAAAAGAAATAAATAAGGGGCCCCTGTCTAAAATTTCAGATTCCGATTCGGGTTCAGGCTGCCCTCCGTATGTTGATGGCACACACCTTGAATTCGGGAATCTTTGCAACCGGATCCAGCATGGCATTGGTGAGGCGGTTGGCTGCAGCCTTAGCAAAGTGGAACGGGATGAACAGGGTGCCGTCAACGGCCTTGGGGGAGATGGCAAGCTTTGCCGTTATCTTTCCCCTGCGGGAGAGGACGTCCACCATGGTGCCGTCTTCAAGGTCGAGCTTTGAGGCATCATTGACCGATATTTCCACAAAGCATTCCGGCGACAGTGTGTTGAGCCCCCGGCTCTTCATGGTCATGGTTCCGGTGTGGTAGTGGTACAATACCCTGCCCGTGGTGAGCATGAATGGGTAGGCCGTGTCCGGAAGTTCGGCCGGAGGTCTGTGGTCGATGGCGTGGAACAGGCCCTTTCCCCGGGTGAACTGCTTGGTGTGCAGTATCGGAGTGCCTGGATGGGCCTCTGTGGGACAGGGCCAGTGTATGCCCTCCTTTTCAATTTTTTCAAAGGTGATGCCGGCATAGGAAGGGGTAACTGTTCTTATTTCCTCAAAAATGGCTTCACCATTAGGATAGTTCATGGGGTAGCCCATACGGGTGGCTATTTCGCAGACAATTTTCCAGTCTTCCCTTGCAAATCCCGGGGCTTCAACCGCCTTTCTTACCCGTTGAACCCGCCTTTCCGTGTTGGAAAAGGTACCGTCTTTTTCGGCAAAGCAGAAAGCCGGCAGGACCACGTCGGCCTTTTGGGCCGTTTCCGTGAGGAAAATGTCCTGGACCACAAGCAGATCAAGGCGTTCAAGGGCCTTTTCTGCATGGTTGAGATCGGGGTCTGAAACCATTGGATTCTCACCAATGATGTACAGGGCTTTCAGGTCTCCTGTTCCGGCCATTTCAATCATATCAGTGGCTGTCAGGCCCGGGGTGGCTGGCAGGTCGGTTACCTCCCAGGCGGCCTCAAATTTTGCCCTGGCAGTTGCATCTGCAACACCCTGGTAGGCAGTGAATACGTTGGGTAGTCCGCCCATGTCACAGGCACCCTGGACATTGTTCTGACCCCTCAGGGGGTTAACCCCGCCGCCGGGGATACCAAGGTTGCCGCAGAGCATGGAAAGATTGGCAAGGGATTTGACGTTGTCCGTTCCCGTGGTGTGCTGGGTGATGCCCATGCAGTAAAGGATGCTTGCACTTTTTGCTTTAGCAAAGGTTCTTGCCGTTTTTATAAGGTCGTCGGCATTGATGCCTGTTAACGCCTCAACATAGTCCGGGGTGTAGGTCGAAACGGTTTGTTTGAGTGCTTCAAACCCCTCGCATCTGTTTTCTACAAAGGCTTGGTCATGGAGATTTTCTGATATAATTACGTTCATGAGGCCGTTGATCCAGGCAATGTCGGTACCAAGCTCGGGTCTGAGCCAGACGTTGGCATGGTCGGTGAGCCGGATTTTTCTCGGGTCAATGACAATGAGTGTTTTTCCATGGAGGGCGGCCCTTTTAACGAAGGTGGACAGGACAGGGTGGTTTTCTGTGGTGTTGGATCCTGTGACAAGGATCACATCTGCTGTTTCAATGTCTGCAATGGTGTTTGTCATTGCACCGGAACCAAAAGCTGCAGCCAGACCGGCTACTGTTGAGGAATGTCACAGTCGGGCGCAATGGTCGATGTTGTTTGTTTTGAGGACGGCACGGGTAAATTTCTGGGCAATGTAATTTTCCTCGTTGGTCGTACGGGCCGAGGTGAGAACCCCGATGCTGTCCGATCCATGGTCGTTTTTGATCTGTGCCAGTTTCTTTGCAACAAGGTCAAGGGCTTCGTCCCAGGTTGCTCCCTCCAGTTTACCGTTTTTCCGTACCAGGGGAGAGGTGAGCCGTTCCGGGGATCCCACAAAGTCAAATCCGAATCGGCCTTTGACGCAGAGGCTGCCGTTGTTGGGAGGTATATGGCCTGCGCTGTTGACTTTTATAATTCGATTCTTCTGGATATTTAGTTCAATCTGACAGCCAACCCCACAATAGGAGCAGGTGGTTTTAACTTTTCGGGTTTTGACAAAGCGTTCGCGCTTCATGGATCGTTCCGTGACAAGGGCACCAACCGGGCATGCGTCCACGCATTCACCGCAGAAAACGCAGTCAGAATCCTTGAGTGCCACATCTGCACCTGCAATAATTTTGGTGTCCGCCCCCCGGTATCCAAAATCAATGGCATTGTTTACCTGGATTTCCCTACACGCCTGGACGCAGCGACCGCAAAGAATACAGCGGGAAAAATCACGGATGATAAAGGGGTTGACCCGTTCCATGGGGTATTTGCTCTTGGACTGGGGAAGGCCCCTTGCCTTTACCTGGTAACGGTAGGCAAGATCCTGGAGCTTGCATTCACCCCATACAGGGCACAGATCCTGTTCTCCGTCTTCTTCAAGCACCTTGAGCTGAAACTGAGTCCAATCCTTGGTGTCAAAGTCCCGAATGGCACAGTTGTGGTGTCCGGATGAGAGCATGAGGCGGATAATGGATCTTCTGGCCTGGATAACCTCTTGAGATTCGCTCAGGATGACCATGCCGGTTGCTGCCGGTGTTGCACACGACGGCACTAGATTTGGGGCTCCTTGAACCTCGACAACGCAGATTCTGCAGGCGCCGGTTGGGGTGGCTCCCTTGAGATAGCACAGAGTTGGGATGAAAATGTTGTTGCGAAGGGCAACGTCCAGAATTGTCTCTCCGGGCTCAAATGCGAAGGTTTTATTATCAATGATGATTTGATTATCTTTACCCATAATCTATCTTCTCCAGAGCAGTTGTTGCAAGATTGATAAAAATAAATACATAATAGGTACAGGATTCATATGGCAATGTCAATGCGATCACTCCTAATTTTTTGATGATATCGTTGACATTTCCATTTTGCCTGATTATAAAAGTTGTGGACTATCTTGTAAATTCAAAATAATCTAGAATCAGCGGAGGTAATAATGCTTGAAGCTGTTCTTTTAATGGGTGGACTCGGAGTTGTTATTGGCGGTGCTCTTGCCCTTGCATCCAAGGTGTTTTACGTCTATGTGGATCCCCTTGTTGTGGCTATTAGCGATGCTCTACCTGGAGCCAATTGCGGGGGGTGCGGTTTTCCGGGCTGTTCGCCCAATGCCCAGGCCATTGCCGACGGCAAATCCTCTCCCGATTCATGCGTTGCAGCGGGTCCCGATGTTGCAGAGGCCATTGCCGCTCTTATGGGCGTTTCCATTGAAGCCAAGGAGCCTGAAATTGCCCGGCCCGGTTGCCACTACAGCATCGAAGATACGGACATTAAATACCTCTACGAAGGCCTGTCGGACTGCAGGGCTGCAGCCCTTATGTCCGGGGGGATGAAGGTGTGCAACATCGGTTGTCTTGGTCTTGGAACCTGTGTTAAAGCATGTCTGTTTGGTGCCTTGACCATGGGCAAGGATTCGCTGCCCAAGGTGGATCCGGAAAAGTGTACCGGATGCGGGGCCTGTGAGCGGGCCTGCCCCAAGCATATCATTCGCCTCACCTCAGTTACCCGCAGGATCATCAGTGAATATACGGAAGATGAGTGCGTGACACCCTGCCAGCGGGCATGTCCAACGGGTATTGATATTCGAGAGTATGTGCGGTTGATCCGGCACAATGATCCCGGTGGGGCCGTTCAGGTGATCAAGGAGAGAAACCCCTTTCCCACAGTTATCGGAAGAATATGTCCGGCCCTGTGTGAGGTGGCCTGCAGACGCCAGTATCTGGATGAACCCGTGGCTATCAACCACCTGAAGCGGTATGCCTGTGATATTGAAATGAACCTTGGCAAGAGGGTCCAGCCTTACAAGGCCCCTGCCACGGGAAAACGGGTGGCCGTTATCGGCGGTGGTGTGGAAGGTCTTTCGGCTGCTTTCTTTACGGCAAGGCTTGGGCATTCACCAATGGTGTTTGAATCAACAGCCCTTCTGGGAGGACTTCTTCGTGTTGCCATCTCAGATGAACGCCTGTCCCAGAGCGTCCTTGACTGGGATATTGAAGGGGTTCTTGAAATGGGTGTCAAAACCCGGATGAGCGTCAAGGCGGGCCGTGACTTTACGGTTCCCTCTCTTCTCAGGGAAGGATTTGAGGCTGTTTTTACGGCAACGGGCGGATGGGATAACAGGCTTGTCAGGGGCGATGTTGCCGATGTTGCCACGGTGTTTCCCGGTGGTTACCTGCTGATCGACCTTCTTCGCACGGACATTAAAAAAGGTGAACGGATACCCTGTGGACGTAACGTTGTCATAGCCGGCGGCGGTATGATGATTCCCAACGCCGTCAAAATATGTAAGGAACTCGGGGCTGAAAATATTACTGTGCTTTCAAGAAAACCCCCTGAAAAGTCTTCCTATGACAGCATAACCCTGGAAGCCATTCAATCCAGGGGGGCAACGGTAAAATACAATACCGGTATCACCAGGCTCTACGGTGAAGAGGATCGTCTCACCCATATTGAGTATACCGAGCTTGATTCAGGAAAAAAGCATCTTTTGCCGACGGACACCCTTTTTCTGTCGTCCGGACGTTTTCCAGAGCTTGTATTTGTTCGTTCTGAAACCCTTGATTCTGAAAAGGAACAAAGTGATTCCCGTTCCGGAACCCTGAGGTGGGAGGGCGTTGAAATTTATAAGGAACCGGAGAATTGTCGTGAGCAGGGTCTCCTTTCAAAGGGCGATGTCATCAGCGGTTACAGCGCAGCAGTTGCAGCCATCAATGGTGGCCGCAAGGCCGCAGCCTCAATTCATTCTTTGCTCTACGGTCATCTTCCTGAATACCCCTCAAACCCCATAACCAAGCAGAGTATTCTCCAGGGGGTTAATCATCTGGAGGGAGTTCAGATTTCTCCCAGAAATATCATGCCTGCGGCTGACCTTTCTAACCGGGGTAATGGGGAGTTGTTCAAGGGCTTTAGCGATGAAATGGCTGTCAAGGAGGCAGAGCGCTGCCTCAGGTGTGGGTTGATCTGCTATGAACGATCCAAACTGGAGGAAGTAAAAGAGATTGTTGTATAATTTGATGTCTGCTGGCTTTTCTTTTTCAGGAAAGATTCATGGAAGCTGAAAGGATTCTGGTCGTTGACGACGAAGTCAGGGTGGTGGAAACGATTCAGTTCTTCCTAGAACGGGAAGGGTATATAGTGGGCACGGCCTGTTGCGGCAGGGATGCTCTTTCCCTTTTTAGAGGAAGCCCTTTTGACCTGGTCCTTCTTGATATAAGTATGCCGGGTATGGACGGCTTTCACGTCATGGAACAACTGCTGGAGATCAACCCTGAACTTTTGGTTATCATGGTTACGGGATATGCAACGGTTGAATCAGCAGTAAGAGCCCTGAAACAGGGGGCCTGCGACTATCTAAAAAAGCCCTTTGAGTATGCAGACCTGATCAAGACGGTGAAAAATGCCTTGAACAAAAAGCGTCTCATGCTGGAAAACAAAGCCATGACAGCAAGGTTAGAGGCCTCTGAACTCAGATGCCGATACATGGTCAACAACTCCCCGGATTTGATCTATACCCTTGATCCAAAGGGGTGCTTTACCTTTATTAACAATGAGTTCAGGCGGGTTTTGGGCTACAGTCGGATATCTGTTCTGGGAAAACATTTTTCCCATGTCGTCCATCCCGATGATTTCAAAAAGTGTGAGCCTGGTATGGTTCCAGGAGTCATGCCTGCTGAAGGTGGGGGCGCCTTCCAGATACGTTTTAAAAAAGCCAGATTAAAATCAGAGACCGATCCATGCAACGATTTTATATGGGTTGAGCTCAAGGCTACGTTCATGCGGTTGCCTGAGGGTGAAAGTCAAATCTACTGTATTGCAAGGGATGTAACCGAAAGAAATAATCTCCATGAACAGCTTCACCAGGCTCAGAAAATGGAGGCCATCGGTACCCTTGCCGGTGGTATTGCCCATGATTTTAACAATATTCTCATGGGGATACAGGGTTACACCTCACTTGTCCGTTCGACCCTTGCACCGGAAAGTCCAGAGGCTATAAAGCTTTCATATATTGAAGATTATGTGAATTCCGGGTCTGATATGACCCGTCAACTTCTGGGGTTTGCCCAGAAGAACGACCATGAACTCAACTTTGTAAATATCAATTATATCCTGAAAATGTCTGCAAAGATGTTCGGCAGAACCAAAAAAGATATTACCATTCACCAGAATCTTGAAAAAAAACTATGGAGCTGTGAGGTGGATGAGGGACAGGTTCAGCAGGTGTTGCTGAATCTCTATGTTAATGCCTGGCAGGCCATGCCCAGCGGCGGCCGAATTTATATAAAGACCGAAAATTTGATTGTTCCGGAATTAAAATACAAGGCGCTTGGGCTGAAAAAATCGGGTAAATATGTTCGTGTTTCGGTGGTTGATACAGGATTGGGGATGGACTCAAAGACCATGGAACGAATTTTTGACCCCTTTTTTACCACCAAGGAGATGGGGGGGGGGACAGGGCTTGGTCTTGCCACGGCCTATGGAATTATCAAGGGCCATGGGGGTACGTTCCGGGTTTTAAGCAAAAAGGGCGAGGGATCATCCTTTGCTTTTTATCTGCCTGCGAAAGAATTGCAGTCTAATAGGTGCAGCCTTGACGGAAAAAAATCTGAGGTCATCATCAATGGCAAGGGCTGTGTGCTGCTTGTTGATGATGAAGAGAATGTACTGGAGGTCTGCTCGGAGATGATTGAAAGTCTGGGGTACTCTGTCAGGGCTGTTGGTAACGGGCGGGATGCCATAGAATTTGTGAAAAAGAACGGTAAGAACATTGACCTTGTTATCCTTGATATGGTCATGCCTGGGATGAATGGATTTGAAACCTATCAGCGGATTAAAACCATTCAGCCGGAAACAAAAGTGCTTCTCTCCAGTGGATACAGCAAAATCGAAGACCTTGGGGAGATTTTTGATTCAACCCTTGGAAATTTTATCCCAAAGCCCTATAGTATGGCTTTGCTTTCTGAAAAAATAAACAGGGTGTGTGCCCTGGGATAGAGAACAGCCTCTAAAACAAGAAGAGCCCGGAAAAGATTTCTTTTCCGGGCTCCCATGTTTAATGCTTATGCAAAGGCTTTCTCAAGGTTGGGAACAACCTGTTTTTTACGGCTCATGACGCCGTCAAGCCAGACCTTGCTGTTTTTGGGAGTAGCACCAAAAGCTTTTTCAATGACAGACTCATCGTCGGATGCAATGAGTACTTCAGATCCTTCCTTGATTATGTCGGTAAGGAGGAGGAAAACGCTGTGACGTCCACCCTCTTTCTTAAGGGCGATAATGTCTTTTTCAAGGTCTGCTTTGACCTTGTCAAGAATCGAAAGATCTACAACTTCAAGCTGACCGATGCCGACCTTTTTTCCGTTCATGTTAAAATCCTTGTAGTCGCGAAGAACCAGTTCACGAACAGGGGTTCCGTCAACGGCTGATTTTACTTTGAACATATCCATGCCAAGGGCCTGGGTGTCAGTGATCCCGGCAGCTTTGGCAAGGGCTTCACATGCTTTTTTGTCGGCGTCCGTGCAGGTGGCTGACTTGAAAATGACCGTATCGGAAAGGATGGCGCAGAGCATTATACCTGCGATATCTTTTGGGATTTCGATTTTGTTGAAGTCGTACATGGATTTAATGACGGTGCAGGTGCAGCCCACAGGCCAGATCCAGCACTCCAGGGGTTGGGATGTGGTGACATCTCCGAGTTTGTGGTGGTCTACAATGCCAAGAATGTTGGCCTCACCAAGATCGTCAGGGCTTTGGGCAAGATCTGAATGATCCACAAGATAGACATCTTTGCCTGCAAAGGACGTAACAACAGCGGGTGCTGCAACTTTGAACTTTTCAAGTACAAATTTTGATTCAGGTGTCAGTTCTCCCTGGATTGCAGGGGTGATTGTCTCACCAAGTTTTTTTTTGAGATCAGCCAGGGCAATGGCTGCGCAGACAGAGTCCGTATCCGGATTCTTGTGACCAAATACTAAAGTTGACATAAATCCTCCTAGGTTTTTATATGCAGAATTTGCATTAATTCGACGATCAATTGAACCATTGACCATCCGTATCGATTATACTTTTTTATCTTTACAGTTCGTCCTAACGGTAGATTAAAACCCTTATAAAATGGATTTGCCAGATACACAAGGAAAATTTTATTTATTGACCCGGGGCGTAACATTAATACAGGTTGCATCTTTAAGGCGGTTTGTGATATTTAAATTTGTGTTATGAAACAGTATCTAATTGACGGGCTCAGCCCCCAGGATCATGAACGACTAAAGGCGTATCTGGATGAACATCACGGTCCCTGTGACCTTGGCGCAATCTACTGGATCAAGCTTGAACAGGCCCTTTTGACCCCTCTTCAACAAGAGCATACCCTTTGTGCTCCTCATTTCTTTGCCTTGGAACTTGGCAGAGACTATTTATCCTGTGAGTTGTTAGTCAGGATAAAAACCAATATAAAGTGTGACTGCATGGGGTATGCAACCCTGGAGCAGAGAGAGTGGCTCATGGAATTTGCTGACGGACTGCTTGATACCCTTAGGATAACGGTTTGAGCCCGGGAGGCCATGACATGTTAAAGATAATACCCCTTGGCGGACTGGGTGAAATCGGCCTGAACATGATGGTGTTTGAGTATGGTGATACCATCGTTGTCATTGATGCCGGTCTTATGTTTCCCGAGGATTACATGCTGGGGGTGGACATTGTTATTCCTGAAATGGAGTATCTCAGGGAAAACAGGGACAGATTAAAGGCCGTTGTGCTGACCCACGCCCATGAGGATCATATCGGGGCCATTGCCTATCTCTTAAAGGAATTTCCGGTTTCCGTGTATGGTACGCCTTTCACCCTCAGTGTGGTAAAGAACAAGCTCAGGGAATTTGATATTCTCAATATGGCTGAACTCAATGTTGTCATGCCCTTGGACAGAATTAAGATCGGCGCATTTGACATTGAGTTTATCCGGGTGAGTCATAGCACCGTCGACGTTGTAGGGCTTGCCATTCGCACACCCGTTGGCATGATTGTCCACACGGGCGACTTTCGGATCAACCACTGCTTTGATATGTCCAACTGCACGGATATTTCCCGGTTTGCCAAGTGCGGTGAGGAGGGCGTTCTTGCCCTTCTTTCCGATTCGACCAATGCTGAAAAGGATGGGTATACCGAGTCGGACCAGATTGTCAAGGAGAGCCTTGCAAAGATTGTTGCAAGGAGTGAGGGCAGGGTACTCATTGCCCTGTTTGCCTCCAACGTTTTCCGAATCCGGCAGATCATAGACATTGCCCTTAAAAACAACCGCAAAATCGTATTGAACGGCAGAAGTATCGAGCAGACCGTGGCCATTGCCAAGGAGCTTGGCTACCTTGACTGGCCTGAGCACATGTCCCTTGACCTGAGAAAGGTGAATTCGTTTCCTGACGATAAGATCATGGTGATCACCACGGGCAGTCAGGGAGAACCCATGTCGGCCCTATCGCGCATGGCGACCGGGTTCCACAAGCAGTTGAATATCAAAAAAGGTGACACCGTCATCCTCTCTTCAAAATCCATTCCCGGTAATGAAAAGGCCATTTCAAATATCATCAACAACCTCTACCGCAGGGGTGCCGAGGTGGTACACGATAAGATCGCCAAGGTCCATGTGTCCGGCCATGCCTGCAGGGAAGAGCTCAAGCTCATGATCAACCTGGTCAAGCCAAAATATTTTATTCCCATCCACGGCGAATACCGTCACCTGGTGATCCACGCCAGACTTGCCGAGAAACAGGGAATTCCTCGCCATCGTGTGCTTGCGGCGGAGAACGGTAATGTGATCTGCTTTGACGACAAAGGGGCAAAGATCGACGGTCAGGTGTACACCGGACGGGTCCTCATTGACGGTAAGGGAATTGGGGATGTGGGCCGCAGCGTGTTAAAGGAAAGACGCAACCTTTCCGAAGATGGCCTTGTGGTGGTCTCCATGATCATTGACGAGGAGACCGGTATTGTGCTTTACGGCCCGGAACTGGTTTCCAAGGGTTTTGTCTTTGGCGCTGAAACAGGCTATCTGGTGGATGATGCCCAGTGTGTTATCCTTGAGATAGTGGAAGAGGTGGAGGTGGGCAGCGAGTCCAGGGTGGACGTGATTCGTTCCCGACTCCAGAAGGCACTTAAACAGTATTTTTTCTTTACCATAAGGCGTCGTCCGCTGATTCTGCCCATTATTATTGAAGTATGAGAAAAGAGATTCTCGGTATTTTATTTGTTTTTCTGGTTGCCTTGACCTTTGTCAGTCTTGTCTCCTACAGTCCCCTTGATCCTTCAATCAATACACGTATCTTTTCGGCCCATCAGCATATTCACAACTATTTTGGCCTGGTGGGTGCCCATTTGTCGGGCTTTCTCATCGCTGTTTTTGGACTTGGTGCATTCTGGGTGCCGATCCTGCTCCTGCTCTGCTCGTTCTGGTATTTTAAGAAACGTTCCAGCCGGAACATCGGCAGGATCATGGGTATGACCCTTTGTGGGGGAATGCTGGTGGTGGTGTCAACGGGTAGTGCGCTTTCCCTTGTCCAGGAGAGTTATTCTCTATGGGGACAGGCCTACTCTTCAGGCGGAGCCGTTGGAATCCCCTTTGCCGCTTTTCTTGTGCGTTATACCAACGTTGTTGGCTGTGTCATGATCCTGGTCCTTCTTTTTTCCGTGGGTTTTGTGTTGACCACGGGCATATCCATGGTGACGGTGTTTGCCTTTTTTAAACAGCAGGTCCTTGGCATTGTGCGTATTCTGGCAGACGGGGCAAAGGTGATTGGCCGCTGGTGCAGGGCCGGTATTCTTGGATTGCGAAACAGACGCGAACAACGGATTAAAACCATTGATGTTGGAAACGAAAAACCTGTCCGACGGTTAACCCTTTTTCCCAGGAGATCATTGTCCGTCAAATCAGACGGCACCGGGGAAAATCTTGATTCGGGAAAGGCTGCCTCCAAAAAGGGCGGGTCAGGGGCCATTGTGATTGAAACGCCTTCCCTGGATTCGGCCGCAAGACCCATGAAGCCCATTGATGACGTGAGAACCTCCTCTGACTTTACCCTTCCCATGGTTTCTCTACTCAAGGAAAAAAAGGCGGTAAAGTGCAAGATAAACATTGAGCTTCTTAGGAAAAAAGGGGAGATCCTCGAAAAAAAACTCACGGATTTCGGCATTTCAGGCGAGGTGGTTGAGATTCTTCCCGGGCCTGTGATCACCACCTTTGAGTATCGACCGGCCCCTGGGGTCAAGATCAGCAAGATCGTGAACCTCACCGACGATCTTGCCCTTGCCCTGAGCGCCTTAAGTATACGCATTGTTGCACCCATTCCAGGAAAGGATGTTGTCGGGGTTGAAATCCCCAATGACCGACGTGATTTTGTTACCCTGAGGGAGATTATCACCTCCACGGCTTTTATCAACTCTTCGTCAAAGCTGACCCTTGCCCTTGGCAAGGATATTCTTGGCGTTCCCGTTGCTGCTGCCATGGAACGCATGCCCCACCTTCTGATTGCAGGTGCCACAGGTACAGGAAAAAGCGTGGGGCTTAACGCCATGATCATCAGCCTTCTTTACAAGGCATCCCCAAAGGAGGTTAAGTTTATCATGGTGGATCCCAAGCGAATTGAGTTATCGGTTTACGATGGGATTCCCCATTTGATCTCACCGGTGGTCACGGATATGAAAAAGGCAACCAATGCTCTTTTCTGGGCTGTTC
Coding sequences:
- a CDS encoding response regulator, yielding MEAERILVVDDEVRVVETIQFFLEREGYIVGTACCGRDALSLFRGSPFDLVLLDISMPGMDGFHVMEQLLEINPELLVIMVTGYATVESAVRALKQGACDYLKKPFEYADLIKTVKNALNKKRLMLENKAMTARLEASELRCRYMVNNSPDLIYTLDPKGCFTFINNEFRRVLGYSRISVLGKHFSHVVHPDDFKKCEPGMVPGVMPAEGGGAFQIRFKKARLKSETDPCNDFIWVELKATFMRLPEGESQIYCIARDVTERNNLHEQLHQAQKMEAIGTLAGGIAHDFNNILMGIQGYTSLVRSTLAPESPEAIKLSYIEDYVNSGSDMTRQLLGFAQKNDHELNFVNINYILKMSAKMFGRTKKDITIHQNLEKKLWSCEVDEGQVQQVLLNLYVNAWQAMPSGGRIYIKTENLIVPELKYKALGLKKSGKYVRVSVVDTGLGMDSKTMERIFDPFFTTKEMGGGTGLGLATAYGIIKGHGGTFRVLSKKGEGSSFAFYLPAKELQSNRCSLDGKKSEVIINGKGCVLLVDDEENVLEVCSEMIESLGYSVRAVGNGRDAIEFVKKNGKNIDLVILDMVMPGMNGFETYQRIKTIQPETKVLLSSGYSKIEDLGEIFDSTLGNFIPKPYSMALLSEKINRVCALG
- a CDS encoding manganese-dependent inorganic pyrophosphatase; translated protein: MSTLVFGHKNPDTDSVCAAIALADLKKKLGETITPAIQGELTPESKFVLEKFKVAAPAVVTSFAGKDVYLVDHSDLAQSPDDLGEANILGIVDHHKLGDVTTSQPLECWIWPVGCTCTVIKSMYDFNKIEIPKDIAGIMLCAILSDTVIFKSATCTDADKKACEALAKAAGITDTQALGMDMFKVKSAVDGTPVRELVLRDYKDFNMNGKKVGIGQLEVVDLSILDKVKADLEKDIIALKKEGGRHSVFLLLTDIIKEGSEVLIASDDESVIEKAFGATPKNSKVWLDGVMSRKKQVVPNLEKAFA
- a CDS encoding ribonuclease J; amino-acid sequence: MLKIIPLGGLGEIGLNMMVFEYGDTIVVIDAGLMFPEDYMLGVDIVIPEMEYLRENRDRLKAVVLTHAHEDHIGAIAYLLKEFPVSVYGTPFTLSVVKNKLREFDILNMAELNVVMPLDRIKIGAFDIEFIRVSHSTVDVVGLAIRTPVGMIVHTGDFRINHCFDMSNCTDISRFAKCGEEGVLALLSDSTNAEKDGYTESDQIVKESLAKIVARSEGRVLIALFASNVFRIRQIIDIALKNNRKIVLNGRSIEQTVAIAKELGYLDWPEHMSLDLRKVNSFPDDKIMVITTGSQGEPMSALSRMATGFHKQLNIKKGDTVILSSKSIPGNEKAISNIINNLYRRGAEVVHDKIAKVHVSGHACREELKLMINLVKPKYFIPIHGEYRHLVIHARLAEKQGIPRHRVLAAENGNVICFDDKGAKIDGQVYTGRVLIDGKGIGDVGRSVLKERRNLSEDGLVVVSMIIDEETGIVLYGPELVSKGFVFGAETGYLVDDAQCVILEIVEEVEVGSESRVDVIRSRLQKALKQYFFFTIRRRPLILPIIIEV
- a CDS encoding DNA translocase FtsK — encoded protein: MRKEILGILFVFLVALTFVSLVSYSPLDPSINTRIFSAHQHIHNYFGLVGAHLSGFLIAVFGLGAFWVPILLLLCSFWYFKKRSSRNIGRIMGMTLCGGMLVVVSTGSALSLVQESYSLWGQAYSSGGAVGIPFAAFLVRYTNVVGCVMILVLLFSVGFVLTTGISMVTVFAFFKQQVLGIVRILADGAKVIGRWCRAGILGLRNRREQRIKTIDVGNEKPVRRLTLFPRRSLSVKSDGTGENLDSGKAASKKGGSGAIVIETPSLDSAARPMKPIDDVRTSSDFTLPMVSLLKEKKAVKCKINIELLRKKGEILEKKLTDFGISGEVVEILPGPVITTFEYRPAPGVKISKIVNLTDDLALALSALSIRIVAPIPGKDVVGVEIPNDRRDFVTLREIITSTAFINSSSKLTLALGKDILGVPVAAAMERMPHLLIAGATGTGKSVGLNAMIISLLYKASPKEVKFIMVDPKRIELSVYDGIPHLISPVVTDMKKATNALFWAVREMERRYELLAENGVRNILQYNELVEKGGTKDAEKTDGGENGEVEKLPYIVVIVDEFADLMMVASREVESALIRLAQMARAAGIHLILATQRPSVDVLTGIIKANFPTRISFQVSSRIDSRTILDSNGSERLLGNGDMLFLPPGTGRLQRIQCAYISEAEIARVTGFLKDQQAPEYVEDVTERTDDSKNGDKETEYDEKYDEAVALVTKTRQASISSVQRHLRIGYNRAARIIEVMEQEGIIGPQEGAKQREVLVKRYDD